The proteins below come from a single Bombyx mori chromosome 7, ASM3026992v2 genomic window:
- the LOC101736042 gene encoding solute carrier organic anion transporter family member 2B1 isoform X2, whose translation MMLQGRTELCGGEPAFRSINPRDENVTPRTGILVLTALLCALTKVSIWAHGLTYLDDHDPTNGPYFYGILISIRLSLGLSGTNWFRPSSVRDDWWEGQLSASMLTMMFAILFTFFPTKMPQWQEEEVTVDTDFLPSLYRVINNRIVVIQSVALSLLTTAIFCYVEYDHAYVQARFHVEALRQDLRTSRFLSDFFRSLVVIFFIMIFRVRFSARRPDGVKANTAARVGGVVAVFVAIFFVVLASLGCDTGTLAGLDEEYVQPECSQQCGCNSARYGFSPVCGLDTLTTYFSPCHAGCRAVEDLNGFSLYADCTCGAQRAALGACALSTCSVPFSIYQIFYTIILAVSGASFLMQGMVLVRAVRRVDKPIAIGFSFALVALLSFVVGRLLYMLISYLTCAYSSGGVCVLHRPTLWAMCATSSAMALGSAVVSLIASKTPLEPTTEL comes from the exons AACTATGCGGGGGTGAACCGGCCTTTCGATCCATAAACCCTAGAGACGAGAACGTGACACCTCGCACCGGGATTCTGGTACTGACGGCGCTGCTATGTGCCCTCACGAAGGTCAGCATCTGGGCGCACGGATTAACCTACTTAGACGACCATGACCCGACCAACGGCCCTTACTTCTATG GTATTCTCATATCGATTCGTTTGTCACTCGGGTTGAGCGGCACCAACTGGTTCCGCCCGAGCTCAGTACGAGACGACTGGTGGGAGGGCCAGCTCTCCGCGTCGATGCTGACGATGATGTTCGCCATTCTCTTCACGTTCTTCCCGACCAAGATGCCACAGTGGCAGGAGGAGGAAGTCACAGTGGATACAG ATTTCCTGCCGTCCCTGTATCGAGTGATCAACAATAGAATAGTGGTGATCCAGTCTGTGGCTCTCTCTCTACTCACTACTGCAATCTTCTGCTACGTCGAATACGACCATGCATACGTTCAG GCTCGTTTCCACGTCGAGGCTCTCAGACAGGATCTCAGGACCTCACGATTTTTGAGCGACTTCTTCAGATCGCTGGTCGTCATTTTCTTCATTATG ATATTCAGGGTGAGATTCTCAGCGCGTCGTCCTGACGGCGTGAAGGCCAACACGGCGGCTCGAGTGGGCGGCGTGGTGGCTGTCTTCGTGGCCATATTCTTCGTGGTCCTGGCTTCCCTGGGCTGCGACACGGGCACACTCGCGGGGCTGGACGAGGAATACGTTCAGCCAGAGTGCAGTCAGCAATGCGG ATGCAACTCGGCTAGATACGGGTTCAGCCCGGTCTGTGGGCTGGACACGCTCACGACGTACTTCTCTCCCTGCCACGCAGGCTGCCGGGCCGTGGAAGACCTTAACGGGTTCTC GTTGTACGCGGACTGCACGTGCGGGGCGCAACGCGCGGCTCTCGGGGCCTGCGCCCTTAGCACGTGCTCCGTGCCCTTCAGTATCTACCAGATATTCTACACTATTATACTTGCAGTCTCAG GAGCATCGTTCCTGATGCAAGGCATGGTGCTAGTGAGGGCGGTCCGCAGGGTCGATAAACCGATCGCGATTGGATTCTCTTTCGCTCTGGTGGCGCTCCTGTCCTTTGTCGTCGGAAGACTACTGTACATGCTCATCAGTT ACCTGACGTGCGCGTATTCCTCTGGAGGTGTGTGCGTCCTCCACCGGCCCACGCTGTGGGCGATGTGCGCCACCAGTAGCGCCATGGCTCTGGGATCCGCTGTTGTCAGTTTGATAGCCAGCAAGACTCCGCTAGAGCCGACCACAGAGTTGTGA